The following proteins are co-located in the Campylobacter concisus genome:
- the mqnP gene encoding menaquinone biosynthesis prenyltransferase MqnP yields the protein MIEKLKIIAELIVFKHSVFALPFIFVAMIVASKIESGSAWFGFKLLILGIFCAVSARNFAMAFNRYKDEDIDKLNPRTARRPSVDGRIGRSNMQLFIAANAFIFIVCAYFINSLAFWLSFPILAVLGGYSLFKRFSELAHLVLGLSLGLAPIAGVVAVSAAIPLWSVLLCLGVTFWVAGFDLLYSLQDMKFDKENKLFSIPAIYGDKATLFLSAIFHALAFIFWLLFAWAAGLEAMAFFGILVSGVILFFEHRIVRRDFSKIDRAFFTLNGYLGILFFIFVWISVL from the coding sequence ATGATAGAAAAATTAAAAATTATCGCTGAACTTATCGTTTTTAAGCATTCTGTTTTTGCTTTGCCTTTTATTTTTGTTGCGATGATAGTTGCTAGTAAGATAGAAAGTGGCTCGGCTTGGTTTGGCTTTAAACTGCTTATTTTAGGTATTTTTTGCGCTGTTAGTGCTAGAAATTTTGCTATGGCTTTTAATAGATACAAAGATGAAGATATCGATAAGCTAAATCCGCGAACTGCGCGCCGTCCAAGCGTTGATGGTCGTATCGGCAGGAGCAATATGCAGCTTTTCATCGCAGCAAATGCGTTTATTTTTATCGTATGTGCTTATTTTATAAATTCGCTCGCATTTTGGCTAAGTTTTCCTATTTTAGCTGTTCTTGGCGGATATTCGCTATTTAAACGCTTTAGCGAGCTAGCACACTTGGTGCTTGGCCTTAGCCTAGGTCTTGCTCCCATCGCTGGCGTGGTCGCAGTGAGTGCTGCTATACCGCTTTGGAGCGTATTACTTTGCCTTGGTGTGACATTTTGGGTAGCTGGATTTGACTTGCTTTACTCACTTCAGGATATGAAATTTGATAAAGAAAACAAGCTCTTTAGCATACCAGCTATTTACGGCGACAAGGCTACACTTTTTTTATCAGCTATTTTTCACGCTTTAGCTTTTATATTTTGGCTACTTTTTGCTTGGGCGGCTGGGCTTGAAGCGATGGCATTTTTTGGAATTTTAGTAAGTGGCGTTATTTTATTTTTTGAGCATAGGATCGTAAGACGCGACTTTAGCAAGATAGATAGAGCATTTTTTACGTTAAATGGCTATTTGGGAATTTTATTTTTTATC
- a CDS encoding thioredoxin reductase, with product MSKENLMDNTNTYTVIAPNGMEIPFDKKTNLSVSPLDYGSETIGVKEHSQMLLDSRSILDSSPYKNYKPLYYNPKPNSLGQTDYLSFKSWLDISYKPSSTKLSPWTKSEKAYYESLKDKRDRYIYLVKRSNLKCTMIDIPEDAIARVDSKGKLTKPEYAEIYDEVDRNKNTLKSELFIGEWGICAGVLGDSESLGNGNEGGFKAREFQAVFLAAQLGEVEALHVLADCFKYYTYTVGVNKNLDTYEKILKLYKNPPLDEYGMMPYLDEIVGSYFVMDFNRGGVAFDPEGTTHKFLRELVEDEGKLLDPRDLDANETTREEFMSYLKAEMPHFTTRFDKKGFPNKMTDRDIDLYIDSTILESKIMSLTPPEGYPNAPYYNTPEELTRLYEAGKLDKKLNPLTPVMYRESFPEDLRQKILSYAKEHNIKD from the coding sequence ATGAGTAAAGAAAATTTAATGGATAACACTAATACATATACGGTCATAGCTCCAAATGGAATGGAAATACCATTTGATAAAAAGACAAATTTATCAGTTTCACCACTTGATTATGGGAGTGAGACTATAGGTGTAAAAGAGCACTCCCAAATGCTCCTTGACTCCCGCTCCATCCTAGACTCATCTCCATATAAAAACTATAAACCACTATACTATAACCCTAAACCAAACTCTTTAGGTCAAACAGACTATCTATCATTTAAATCATGGCTAGACATTAGTTATAAACCAAGCTCAACTAAACTATCACCTTGGACTAAATCAGAAAAAGCTTACTATGAAAGTTTAAAAGATAAAAGAGATAGATATATCTATCTAGTAAAAAGAAGTAATCTAAAATGCACCATGATAGATATCCCTGAAGATGCAATAGCTAGAGTAGATAGTAAAGGCAAACTAACTAAACCAGAATATGCTGAAATTTATGATGAAGTAGATAGAAATAAAAATACATTAAAATCAGAACTCTTTATAGGAGAGTGGGGAATTTGTGCTGGAGTATTAGGAGATAGTGAATCACTAGGCAATGGAAATGAAGGTGGATTTAAAGCAAGAGAATTTCAAGCAGTATTTTTAGCAGCCCAACTAGGAGAAGTAGAAGCATTACATGTATTAGCAGATTGCTTTAAATACTATACATATACAGTTGGAGTAAATAAAAATTTAGACACCTACGAAAAAATTCTTAAACTATATAAAAACCCTCCACTAGATGAATATGGTATGATGCCTTACCTTGATGAGATAGTAGGAAGCTATTTCGTGATGGATTTTAATAGGGGCGGGGTGGCATTTGATCCAGAAGGAACAACACATAAATTTTTAAGAGAACTCGTAGAAGACGAAGGAAAACTACTAGACCCTAGAGATTTAGATGCTAATGAGACTACTAGGGAAGAATTTATGTCTTACTTAAAAGCTGAAATGCCTCATTTTACAACTAGATTTGATAAAAAAGGGTTTCCAAACAAAATGACAGATAGAGATATAGACCTTTACATCGACTCCACCATCCTAGAATCTAAAATAATGTCTCTAACTCCACCTGAGGGCTATCCTAATGCACCATACTATAACACACCAGAAGAGCTAACAAGACTATATGAGGCTGGTAAATTAGATAAAAAGCTAAATCCACTAACGCCAGTAATGTATAGAGAAAGTTTTCCTGAAGATCTTAGGCAAAAGATATTAAGCTATGCAAAAGAGCATAATATAAAGGATTAG
- the miaA gene encoding tRNA (adenosine(37)-N6)-dimethylallyltransferase MiaA — translation MFKEFAIIGTTASGKSDLAFELAKELNGVILSLDSLALYKEIDIASAKPNKEQLEAIKHFGVDEIYPDEEFSVGAFFEIYKNAKGFARLQDCPLIITGGSGFYLKSMLSGLAPDVPKCEPNLSNEEIYELAVKIDPEFASKFSQNDSYRLEKWYQIYKFSNQIPSIWLRENTKESIIKELAIFEILWDKDELRERIKKRTKGMLEAGLIDEAKFLFNKYKSEPKPLKSIGLKECKHFLDKEISKNELEELIATHTAQLAKRQRTFNRSQFEKNFVGDLSQIRSEILKFLRE, via the coding sequence TTGTTTAAAGAATTTGCAATAATTGGCACCACAGCAAGTGGCAAGAGCGATCTTGCATTTGAGCTTGCAAAGGAGCTTAATGGCGTCATATTAAGCCTTGATTCGCTTGCACTTTATAAAGAGATAGATATCGCCAGTGCAAAGCCAAATAAAGAGCAGCTTGAAGCCATAAAGCACTTTGGTGTAGATGAGATTTATCCTGATGAAGAATTTAGCGTTGGGGCATTTTTTGAAATTTATAAAAATGCAAAGGGTTTTGCACGCTTACAAGACTGCCCGCTCATCATTACAGGAGGCAGTGGCTTTTATCTAAAATCAATGCTTAGCGGACTTGCACCAGATGTGCCAAAATGTGAGCCAAATTTAAGCAATGAAGAAATTTATGAGCTAGCTGTAAAAATCGATCCTGAGTTTGCAAGCAAATTTAGCCAAAACGACTCTTATCGCCTCGAAAAGTGGTATCAAATTTATAAATTTAGTAACCAAATCCCAAGCATTTGGCTAAGAGAAAATACTAAAGAGAGCATCATAAAAGAGCTAGCGATATTTGAAATTTTATGGGATAAAGATGAGCTTAGAGAACGTATCAAAAAGAGAACAAAAGGCATGCTTGAAGCTGGGCTTATAGATGAGGCGAAATTTTTGTTTAATAAATACAAAAGTGAGCCAAAACCCCTAAAATCAATAGGTTTAAAAGAGTGCAAGCATTTTTTAGATAAAGAAATTTCTAAAAACGAGCTTGAAGAGCTCATAGCTACGCATACGGCTCAGTTAGCAAAACGTCAGCGAACCTTTAATCGCTCACAGTTTGAAAAAAATTTTGTGGGTGATTTGAGCCAAATTAGAAGTGAAATTTTAAAATTCTTAAGAGAATAA
- a CDS encoding NifS family cysteine desulfurase, with the protein MRVYLDNNATTMVDPEAFELMKPYFCEKYGNPNSLHKFGSETHPALRTALDQLYAGLNAKDSDDIVVTSCATESNNWVVKGIYFDKIATGEKKRIVTTAVEHPAILATCKFLEKYGVELTVLDVNNDGIVTPEQLRAVMDENVALVSIMSANNETGMIFPVKELASIAHEYGALFHTDAVQAVGKIKINVQDLDVDFLSFSAHKFHGPKGVGALFIKNSMPLSSLLHGGEHMGGRRSGTLDVPGIIGMGKALELANKFMDYEHSHVRRLRDKLEDAILQIPDVSVVGKKEQRVPNTILASIKGVEGEAMLWDLNKAGIAASTGSACASETLESNPIMEAIGADKELAHTALRLSLSRFNTEEEIDYAIEYITKAVNRLRGISSTFAYAPEWHKSGL; encoded by the coding sequence TTGAGAGTATATTTAGACAATAACGCTACAACAATGGTTGATCCTGAAGCTTTTGAGCTTATGAAACCATATTTTTGTGAAAAATACGGCAATCCAAACTCGCTTCATAAATTTGGCTCTGAAACACATCCAGCTTTAAGAACAGCGCTAGATCAGCTCTATGCCGGACTAAATGCAAAAGATAGTGACGATATCGTCGTTACCTCATGTGCAACTGAGAGCAACAACTGGGTAGTAAAAGGCATCTACTTTGACAAAATAGCAACTGGCGAGAAAAAGCGTATCGTAACAACCGCAGTTGAGCATCCAGCTATTTTGGCAACTTGTAAATTTTTAGAAAAATATGGCGTAGAGCTTACTGTTTTAGATGTAAATAACGATGGTATAGTCACACCAGAACAGCTAAGAGCTGTAATGGATGAGAATGTAGCACTTGTTTCTATAATGAGTGCAAATAACGAAACCGGCATGATCTTTCCTGTAAAAGAGCTTGCTAGTATCGCTCATGAATATGGAGCTTTATTCCACACGGATGCTGTTCAAGCAGTTGGAAAGATAAAGATAAATGTTCAAGACCTTGACGTTGATTTTTTAAGCTTTTCTGCGCATAAATTTCACGGACCAAAGGGTGTTGGAGCACTATTTATAAAAAATAGTATGCCACTAAGTAGCTTGCTTCATGGTGGTGAGCATATGGGCGGACGCAGAAGCGGCACGCTCGATGTACCTGGCATCATCGGCATGGGTAAAGCACTTGAGCTGGCAAATAAATTTATGGATTATGAGCACTCTCATGTTCGCCGTTTACGTGATAAGCTTGAAGATGCAATTTTACAAATTCCTGACGTTAGCGTCGTTGGTAAAAAAGAACAACGTGTGCCAAATACCATTTTGGCTTCTATAAAAGGCGTTGAAGGCGAAGCTATGCTTTGGGATCTAAACAAAGCTGGCATCGCAGCTTCAACTGGCTCAGCATGTGCAAGTGAAACATTAGAGAGTAACCCAATAATGGAGGCCATAGGGGCAGATAAGGAGCTGGCTCACACCGCACTTAGACTATCTCTTTCTAGGTTTAATACAGAAGAAGAGATTGATTATGCGATCGAGTATATAACAAAAGCGGTAAATAGACTAAGAGGTATCTCTAGTACATTTGCCTACGCCCCAGAATGGCATAAGAGTGGATTATAA
- a CDS encoding thioredoxin reductase → MKKIIFIIIALLVAGSLLIINKGNLMSKENLMDNTNTYTVIAPNGMEIPFDKKTNLSVSPLDYGSETIGVKEHSQMLLDSRSILDSSPYKNYKPLYYNPKPNSLGQTDYLSFKSWLDISYKPSSTKLSPWTKSEKAYYESLKDKRDRYIYLVKRSNLKCTMIDIPEDAIARVDSKGKLTKPEYAEIYDEVDRNKNTLKSELFIGEWNLCAGILGNPSAFGTGGSAGFKARDFQKAFLAAQLGVVEALNYLADSFKYYTYGMGVNKNLDTYTKILKLYKNPPLDEYGMMPYLDEIVGNYFVMDFNRDNLAVIPNGGFYTGLREIVEEKGELLDPRDLDANETTRNEFDNFIKKVLDDNKEDFKGGFPAEWDERRLSLYIDSTLLESKIMSLTPPEGYPNAPYYNTPEELIRLYEAGKLDKKLNPLTPVMYRESFPEDLRTKILNYAKEHNIKY, encoded by the coding sequence ATGAAGAAGATTATATTTATCATCATAGCTCTTTTAGTAGCCGGATCACTATTAATAATCAATAAAGGAAATTTAATGAGTAAAGAAAATTTAATGGATAACACTAATACATATACGGTCATAGCTCCAAATGGAATGGAAATACCATTTGATAAAAAGACAAATTTATCAGTTTCACCACTTGATTATGGGAGTGAGACTATAGGTGTAAAAGAGCACTCCCAAATGCTCCTTGACTCCCGCTCCATCCTAGACTCATCTCCATATAAAAACTATAAACCACTATACTATAACCCTAAACCAAACTCTTTAGGTCAAACAGACTATCTATCATTTAAATCATGGCTAGACATTAGTTATAAACCAAGCTCAACTAAACTATCACCTTGGACTAAATCAGAAAAAGCTTACTATGAAAGTTTAAAAGATAAAAGAGATAGATATATCTATCTAGTAAAAAGAAGTAATCTAAAATGCACCATGATAGATATCCCTGAAGATGCAATAGCTAGAGTAGATAGTAAAGGCAAACTAACTAAACCAGAATATGCTGAAATTTATGATGAAGTAGATAGAAATAAAAATACATTAAAATCAGAACTCTTTATAGGAGAGTGGAATTTATGTGCTGGCATATTAGGCAATCCATCGGCATTTGGCACCGGTGGTTCAGCGGGATTTAAAGCCAGAGATTTTCAAAAAGCATTTTTAGCAGCACAGCTGGGAGTAGTAGAAGCATTAAACTACCTAGCGGACTCTTTTAAATACTATACTTATGGTATGGGGGTAAATAAAAATTTAGATACCTACACGAAAATTCTTAAACTATATAAAAACCCTCCACTAGATGAATATGGCATGATGCCTTATCTAGATGAAATAGTAGGTAATTACTTTGTGATGGATTTTAATAGAGATAATTTAGCGGTTATACCAAATGGAGGTTTTTATACTGGCTTAAGAGAGATAGTAGAGGAAAAAGGTGAACTTCTTGATCCTAGAGACCTAGATGCTAATGAGACTACAAGAAATGAATTTGATAACTTTATAAAGAAAGTTCTAGATGACAATAAAGAGGATTTTAAAGGAGGGTTTCCTGCGGAGTGGGATGAAAGAAGACTATCTCTTTACATTGACTCCACCCTCCTAGAATCTAAAATAATGTCCCTAACTCCACCCGAGGGCTATCCTAATGCACCATACTATAACACACCTGAAGAGCTAATAAGACTATATGAAGCAGGTAAATTAGATAAAAAGCTAAACCCTCTAACACCAGTAATGTATAGAGAAAGTTTTCCTGAAGATCTTAGAACTAAGATCCTAAACTATGCCAAAGAGCATAATATAAAGTATTAA
- a CDS encoding FAD-dependent oxidoreductase yields the protein MGKVAIIGDSFSALFTAYELAKKGEEILIISSQKDDFTNGILTPFGTHALAKDGAISSSFMGLVSKKSELDISICLNENFRAWMTNFTLKSTKAHDKKMQILFSKFGKKSFEILRDLNNKYPQINFDESGVYLLFSNDESFKKRLDEIKVAHSEQEILSVDKELANFGLINKNIKGAINLANNASIDTNELKKALINELNSLGVKFINDEIYELKTQGQIVQKATGNNGEYEADNFVIASKNLELSNKLGTSINAILAKFYTIDISLNEGQIPKKPIILNDLFAKIYPTKNGVTIITNLQVGAIDTLVKTEKINAFLNELKIHLGISELKEPSFRANYVLLSSNDKPALGRDNIYSNLIYNQAYGLNELSFAPYFAGVLAGLIKDGKNNEENDEILLFSSFYEG from the coding sequence ATGGGCAAAGTAGCGATTATTGGAGATAGTTTTAGTGCGTTATTTACGGCTTACGAATTAGCTAAAAAAGGTGAAGAAATTTTAATTATTAGCAGCCAAAAAGATGATTTTACAAATGGAATTTTAACGCCTTTTGGCACACACGCTCTTGCAAAAGATGGAGCGATATCTAGCTCGTTTATGGGGCTAGTTAGCAAAAAAAGCGAGCTTGATATAAGTATTTGCTTAAATGAAAATTTTAGAGCTTGGATGACAAATTTTACACTTAAATCAACCAAAGCTCACGACAAAAAGATGCAAATTTTGTTTTCAAAATTTGGTAAGAAAAGCTTTGAAATTTTAAGAGATTTAAACAACAAATATCCACAGATAAATTTCGACGAGAGCGGCGTTTATCTACTTTTTAGCAATGACGAAAGCTTTAAAAAAAGGCTTGATGAGATAAAGGTTGCCCATAGCGAGCAAGAAATTTTAAGCGTAGATAAAGAGCTTGCAAATTTTGGGCTAATAAATAAAAACATAAAAGGCGCTATAAATTTAGCCAACAACGCAAGTATTGATACAAATGAGCTAAAAAAAGCTTTGATAAATGAGCTAAATTCTCTTGGGGTAAAATTTATAAATGATGAAATTTATGAGCTAAAAACACAAGGGCAAATAGTGCAAAAAGCTACCGGTAATAACGGCGAATATGAGGCCGATAACTTTGTAATCGCTTCAAAAAATTTAGAGCTTTCAAATAAACTAGGCACGAGCATAAATGCAATTTTGGCTAAATTTTATACTATTGATATTAGCCTAAACGAAGGACAAATCCCTAAAAAACCAATCATTTTAAATGATCTATTTGCCAAAATTTATCCAACTAAAAATGGTGTTACGATTATTACAAATTTACAAGTCGGCGCTATCGATACACTTGTTAAAACTGAAAAGATTAATGCATTTTTAAATGAGCTAAAGATACATCTTGGTATAAGCGAGCTAAAAGAGCCTAGCTTTAGAGCAAACTACGTGCTTCTTAGCTCAAACGATAAGCCAGCTCTTGGACGCGATAACATATATAGTAACTTGATCTATAACCAAGCTTATGGACTAAATGAGCTTAGCTTTGCTCCGTATTTTGCCGGTGTTTTGGCTGGTCTTATAAAAGATGGCAAAAATAACGAGGAAAATGATGAAATTTTACTCTTTAGCTCGTTTTATGAGGGCTAG
- a CDS encoding 3-deoxy-D-arabinoheptulosonate-7-phosphate synthase gives MAPNGATYEQQKRSYELILHKYFTNKFNDTYAVKNISYEPYSNKTSEYTYYPIEIYSSFINIDLKRTIIGGRLSSGGLDYHNFFYYDINTTTNKLDSNLSKDISLDTMISYLCLDELRTDNKTDEEFFNNLNKRNKKLAYSPKELMLQGVKTLLTISPSNSIDIKQRDEIYEMYKANKSTSKQALPIDKYNEAMEILEDFKNGNLNTNGSEVDNKSRRLLKALDVIGNNNVKGMYVGCKVDLKDKAKENIPPRLIGRLATTIIMEDGLYIG, from the coding sequence ATGGCTCCAAACGGGGCCACCTACGAACAACAAAAAAGATCTTATGAACTAATACTTCATAAGTATTTCACAAATAAATTTAATGATACCTATGCTGTTAAGAATATATCTTATGAACCTTATTCAAATAAAACAAGTGAATATACCTACTATCCTATAGAGATATACTCATCTTTTATAAATATAGATCTAAAAAGAACTATCATAGGAGGAAGACTATCTAGTGGAGGACTAGACTATCATAACTTCTTCTACTATGATATAAACACTACTACAAACAAACTAGACTCTAATCTATCTAAAGATATAAGCCTAGATACTATGATATCTTATCTATGTCTAGATGAGCTAAGAACAGATAATAAAACTGATGAAGAGTTCTTTAACAACCTAAATAAAAGAAACAAGAAGCTAGCATATTCACCAAAAGAGCTTATGTTGCAAGGAGTTAAAACATTGCTAACAATAAGTCCATCAAACTCAATAGATATAAAACAAAGAGATGAAATTTATGAGATGTATAAAGCAAATAAAAGCACCTCAAAACAAGCCCTGCCAATAGACAAATACAACGAAGCTATGGAGATACTAGAAGACTTTAAAAATGGAAATTTAAACACTAATGGATCAGAAGTGGATAATAAATCAAGAAGACTACTAAAAGCATTAGATGTGATAGGAAACAACAATGTAAAGGGTATGTATGTGGGGTGTAAGGTTGATTTAAAAGATAAGGCTAAAGAGAATATCCCGCCACGCCTAATAGGTCGTCTAGCTACTACCATAATAATGGAAGATGGTCTATATATAGGATAA
- a CDS encoding iron-sulfur cluster assembly scaffold protein produces the protein MAKNNLIGGSIWDEYSKVVQDRMNNPKFMGEITEEDAKKANAKLIVADFGAESCGDAVRLYWLVDEKTDKIIDAKFKSFGCGTAIASSDTMAELCIGKTVDEAVKITNLDVEKAMRDNPETPAVPPQKMHCSVMAYDVIKAAAASYKGIDPEHFEDEIIVCECARVSLGTIKEVIRLNDLHTVEEITQYTKAGAFCKSCVKPGGHEKREYYLVDILRDTRAEMEREKIEAQANAQANHTLGDISFEDMTMVGQLKAVESVIDKEIRPMLEMDGGNLEILDIRNDNGENTDIYIRYLGACSGCASGSTGTLYAIENVLQESLSPKIRVMPI, from the coding sequence ATGGCAAAGAATAATTTGATCGGAGGCTCTATCTGGGATGAATATTCTAAGGTAGTGCAAGATAGGATGAATAACCCTAAATTTATGGGAGAGATAACCGAAGAAGATGCTAAAAAGGCAAACGCAAAGCTTATTGTGGCTGACTTTGGTGCAGAAAGCTGCGGCGATGCGGTTAGGCTATACTGGCTTGTTGACGAAAAGACAGACAAAATAATAGATGCTAAATTTAAAAGCTTTGGCTGTGGCACAGCGATAGCTAGCTCTGATACGATGGCTGAGCTTTGTATTGGCAAAACAGTTGATGAAGCAGTCAAGATCACAAACCTTGATGTCGAAAAAGCTATGCGCGACAATCCAGAAACGCCAGCAGTTCCACCTCAAAAGATGCACTGCTCAGTTATGGCGTATGATGTTATAAAAGCAGCAGCTGCAAGCTATAAAGGCATAGATCCAGAGCATTTTGAAGATGAGATCATCGTTTGCGAGTGCGCTAGGGTAAGCCTTGGTACGATAAAAGAAGTGATAAGACTAAATGACCTTCACACAGTTGAGGAGATCACGCAATACACCAAAGCTGGTGCATTTTGCAAGTCTTGCGTAAAGCCTGGTGGCCATGAAAAAAGAGAATATTATTTGGTGGATATTTTACGTGATACTAGGGCTGAGATGGAGCGTGAGAAGATCGAAGCTCAGGCAAATGCCCAAGCAAATCATACTTTAGGTGACATTAGCTTTGAAGATATGACGATGGTAGGGCAGTTAAAGGCAGTAGAGTCTGTCATAGATAAAGAAATTCGCCCAATGCTCGAGATGGATGGCGGAAATTTAGAAATTTTAGATATCAGAAATGATAACGGCGAAAATACTGATATTTATATTCGCTATCTTGGTGCTTGCTCAGGCTGTGCAAGTGGCTCAACTGGCACTCTTTATGCGATTGAAAATGTCTTGCAAGAGAGCTTAAGCCCAAAAATTAGGGTTATGCCTATTTGA